AGGTTGTGATTAGACTCCTTTGCAGGTGATGCACTGACTAGAGGAATTGACTTTTAGGCTATTGATTCTATGTGTTAGGACTGAGCagagaaattttcatttgttttatcttaaaaGTAGCCAGAATAAATGAGAGGATTCTTATAGACTGTAAAACCCAAACTAAATATCCTGGAAAAATCTTCGTGACTTAAAGGTTATTTGTTTAAGtagcagaaattaatttttttaatgaacatgcAGTAAAATTGCCTCTTGGGCGTACAGTTGATGAACTTTAACATGTGTAGATTTTCATGTAACTGTCATCACAGTCAGTATGCAGATACCCAGATGGTTCCATTAGTTCATAAAATTCCCATATGCTATCTCTATGTAGttttgttgggtccatggtcaaaggagcgagactgatacaaagcgaaggtcaagcaaagctttatttcacgccaggcatcaagaatcaaactgaccggcaggggtcgtctcttgcaaagaggcgacctctctctgccttacagactagcttttaagggcaaaggccatgtggttgggcctgaccacgcacaggtggccagtgagattgtaacacacagagaaagctgcgtagtcatgctaggtcacatataagtgaccaattgaattacagctTACCTTAGAGTAGATATTTGActtagcctatcaccttggtcagaattggcacccaaaaggtgcccagagggtggggcccatactcttTGGTAGCTGGGGAGACAGTATGCCCCCCttctgattggatacctccacctggcctgacccacccctgtatttgggctttgttacctgggactggtttctgggacttgtttttaagtaaattccccgaggtgtgggggcaggggcagtttaagttttactccataaacaacaaaatcactgtttaaccggatagagctgctctggctaaataggcccttacagttgTACTCTCTTTATCtcaccctggcaaccactttgttgtttagttttatgttttcaaaaatggCCACTAAGTGGGATCATAAAGTATGTAGCTATTTGAGACAGTTATACATGCATTTATTCAGGATAGTGCCTTAATATTTCATCTAACTTGTTTTGTATatcatgatttcattcatttttattgctgagtagtatttgaTTTATTGGATTTACCACAGTTTATCCCTTAATTCATTGAAGGACTTTGAGTTGTTTTAAGTTCGTGACTATTTTAAATAGGGatgttataaacatttgtttgTTGACTTTTGTGAatattaagttttcatttctcttgggtaaatacatagtagtgagATTGTTGGTAATTGTATAATTTTACTtaataagaaattgccaaactgttttctaaattgGTTGTACCACTTTGTAGTCCCATCAGCACGCCaggcatcaagaatcaaactgaccggcagTGATTGTTCTAGTTGTTTTGCCTATTTGCCAGCACTTGGTAGGGTCATTCTTTTgttagtttagtttttatttcataatcataAACTTAACTCTGTAATCCATCTAGACTTAGAGGGGAGTAAGGAAAACCTATAAAATTGTGGTGAGAGCACAAAGATTATAGGATATTTTAAACAGGTAAAGGTGAAGAGGTACTCTCATGAGCTACAGAAGGAACGGTCTGGTAGTTAAGATAAAACACAAGTGAAATTTATTACATTTGTCCATAGTCAGCAATGGTGATCATTTTGCTGGTCTTGCCATTCCTGGCTCCAAAGCACTCCATGGCTTTTATAGTATTCATGCCCTCCTTCACCTTGCCAAAGAACACATATTTGCTCTCCAACCACTCAGTGTTGGCACTGCAGATGAAAAACTGGGAGCTATTTATGTAGGGTTTAACATTTGCCATGGAGAAGATGCCAGGACCTGTGTGCTTCAggataaaattctttttttttttttttttaagattcatttatttatttatttgacagagagatcacaagtagacagagagacagccagagagagagagaagcaggctctccgctgagcagagagcctgacatgggactcgatcccaggaccccgagatcacgacccgagccgaaggcagcggcttaacccactgagccacccagacgcccccaggaTAAAATTCTTATCATCAAATTTCTCCCCATAGATGGACTTGCTGCCAGTGCCATTATGGCATGTGAAGTCACCACCCTGGCATGTAGATCCTAGAATAATCCTGTGAAAGCAAGCACCTTTATAACCAAATCCTTTTCCCCCAGTGCTCAGAGCACAAAAGTTTTTTGCTGTCTTTGGAGCTCTGTCTGCAAACAGCTTAAAGGAGACGTGGCCAAAGTGCTTGCTATCCACCGTGATATCCAAGAACACAATGCGGTGACCATGGTAGGCACAGGCAGCCCTGGTGCAGCAGCATCTGCAAGTGgtcattctttttaattacaACCATTCTAATAGATTTGGAATGATATCTGATAATCatgattttaaattgcattttcctaataGTTAATGATATCAACCACTTTGTTATGTGCTTTTTTGCTATACATGTATGCTTTTTGGGTCTCTCCAAGTCTTTTGTCCACTTTATAAAATAACAGACTTTATTggggaataattttagatttgtagaaaagttgcaaagataatatAGAGGATCCCTGTATGTCTCTCATCTTATAAAACCGAGACCAAATACAT
This Mustela nigripes isolate SB6536 chromosome 13, MUSNIG.SB6536, whole genome shotgun sequence DNA region includes the following protein-coding sequences:
- the LOC131999286 gene encoding peptidyl-prolyl cis-trans isomerase A-like, which codes for MTTCRCCCTRAACAYHGHRIVFLDITVDSKHFGHVSFKLFADRAPKTAKNFCALSTGGKGFGYKGACFHRIILGSTCQGGDFTCHNGTGSKSIYGEKFDDKNFILGHTGPGIFSMANVKPYINSSQFFICSANTEWLESKYVFFGKVKEGMNTIKAMECFGARNGKTSKMITIADYGQM